The sequence CTGAAGAATTTATGAAGGTTAATGACGAAGATGAAGCTTTAGAATTATTAAAAAATATAAAAATCGAGGGAAATTAAAAAGGACTCTATTATAAGCATCTTTTAATGCTTGATTATAATAAATAGTACGGCCGTACAGGAATTGTTTAACAAGCTTAGGAGTAATGCCCATATAGATATATAAATTCAGGAGGTGTTAATTGTGAAAAAATTTATTGTTGCATGTAATAATGGAGTTGCTACATCACAGACAATTGCCAGTAAAGTCAATAGCTTGCTGGAAGAGAGAGGAGTGAAAAATGCAAGGGTTGAAGCTGTAGATATAAAATCAATTGATACCTATTTATCTACTGCAGATGCTTATATCTGTGTTATAGCTCCCGATAAGGAATATGATTTGCCTGTAATTAACGGAGTTTCATTTTTAACTGGTGTGGGAGCTGAAGAAGAACTTCAGAAATTAATTGATATAGCAAATAGTTAAATAAAAAACCGTTTATGAGATATGATTGATGATTATTAAATTACGAAGGGAGTGTATTTAATGAGTACTATTATCAATATTTTTAATTTTATAGTAAACGATCTGGGTTCAACTTTGTTCTTACCGGCTTTAATGATGATTTTAGGATTGTGTATGGGAATGAAGGTTAAGAAAGCCTTTTCAGCAGCTATTACCTTTGGCGTGGCTCTTGCTGCCATGTCTTTGGTTATAGGTTATATGACCGGTGCAATTTCACCTGCAGCCCAGGCTATGTCAAAGACTGTAGGTAAAACGTTTGATGTGGTAGATGGCGGCTGGGTGACATTAGCCTCAATAACATGGTCATGGAAGTATGCATTTTTACTTTTCCCATTTCAAATTGTAATAAACCTATTGATGTTTTTCATGGGTAAAACAAAAACTATAAATGTTGACCTGTGGAATGTCTGGGGAAAGGTATTTCAAACTATAGTTATTAAAGCTATCACAGGGAGCATATTGTTAGGTTTAGTTGTGGCTGCATTGAGAATAGTTCTTGAATTGATACTCGGTGATGCATTACAGCCTAGGGTTCTTGAAAAGTCAGGAGTTCCCGGAGTTACTTGTCCTCATAGTTTATTTTTATTCGGCAGCGTTATATATCCTATAGATATGCTTTTAAGAAAAATTCCGGCTTTAAGCAGGAGAAAGTTTGATGCCGCATATTTAAAGGAAAAGATAGGGATATTTGCCGAAAACCATGTAATGGGATTTATTTTAGGTGTTCTTTTTGGACTAGTTGCTAAGTACAGTGTTGTTAAGTCTTTAACTTTGGGGATCACCTGTGCCGCCGCTATGACCTTATTGCCAATGGCCACAAAGTTATTTATGCAAGCCTTGGCTCCTATATCGGACGCTTGCACATCTTTTATGAAGAAGAAGGTTAAAGGCAGAGAGGTATTTATTGGTCTTGATGCACCTATAATCTTAGGTAATCCCGAAATCTGGGTCTCATGTATGATTACCATACCGTTTCTTTTAATCTGGGCAGTAGCATTACCTCAGAACAGGATGCTTCCTTTTGCAGGGATAGTTAACTTAGCATTGGCATTATGTGCTTTCTATGTTTGTGACGGGAATCTTGTCAGAATGTTGATAATAATGTGCGGTGTCGGCGCTCCGATATTCCTTCTTTGCGGTACTGCTATGGCTCCTATGATTTCCGAACTTGCTGTGCAAAATGGGTTCATTGCTGCCGGGACACTTGTTTCTAACTCTGCTTTAGATGCACCGGTCTTTTGCTATGCGTTCTCGTTTATATGGAAGATTACGAAAGGTAATTTATTACCGTTAATCTGTGTAATATACTATATTTTCGGATATATATTGATGATCCGTGATTTAAGAAAAACTTATGCTAAACAAGATTCAACCAATGTAGTAAGTGATTAAAAAATGCAAGTAATATATAAATTTATCAGAAGTTTCGCAGCTAAATTCCAGTAAAATTTCATTTTTACTGGAATTGCCAATTCTTACATTCATTTAAATGACTGGTAATGCCGCAGACCAATAAGTCATGATAATGAATATATCTTCCCCTTACCCCAAAATTTATTCATATTTATTTTTCCAGTTCAAATCATAGTCATCCCGTTTCAAATATGGGATTTATCCAATTATTTATTATGACAAGTTCATCTTTTATATCTTCAATAAAATCTATTTGAAGCAAATGTTTCTTCCTAAAGTTTCTTATACATCTAAAAAAATATAACTGCATTAAATTAAAAGCAATGATTATAAACATTAATACCGTCTCAACTCCTGTAGAGCTATGAAGAAAGCAATAATCCAAATGCCATTCAGTTTTCAATTGGTGAAATGCATTATTTTCGATATGCCATCTATTATGTATTATTTTCCATAGAGTCTCTAATGGTGTAAATTTGTCTGTTGTTATAATCCATGTTTCTTTGAATTCTATTTTATCCCCGGTATGGATTTCTTCTACAAACTTTAAAAATCTAGCTTTAATATTCGAATCTGACATTTCAAAGTTATCTTCATCCCAGACTTTAATTATCGTATATTTTTTATTACCTTGTTTTATAAGCAATTCTTTATCTGCCTCACGGCATTTAAATAAGGCTAATGCATCTTTAATAATATGGAGTCTTTCTTCCTTAACTCTTATAACTGCATCCATGCCTATTGAAAGGACCTCTTTAATCCAAGTAGATTTACAATATAAAGCGTCAGCAACAATAATGTCAGCAAAGTGATGGAACTCTCCATATAGTTTTTTTATAAGTCTTTTTGCACCTGTAATTTCACCTTCGTTTTTATCTGAACTATCTTTCTTTGGGTTCAGCATTTCTTGCCCCATAATAATATGTGGATCGGAGCCTACTGCAGCACATACAATGGATGTATGAAAATAATGCTTGGTTCCATTTTTATCATTACGCGTAAGGCATTTATCGCAACATTTTTTAGTACTTTCAAATAGTTCTGTCCCGTCTATTGCAACTACCTTTAGGCCATCAATAGTTCCATTCCTGAAAACTTTATTTTTAATAGTATTTTTTACTATATGACTATGAAAATTCTTTAATCCATCCAACTCGAAATCACTAAGTGATCGTCTAACTGCATCAATGTAGGGCATTTTTGTTTTCTTAGGCAGCAACTTTTTAAATCTATTTCTTTTAAGCAAGTGTTCTAATCTATTAAAACTTCTAATTTGAATCATAAATCCAAACAATACGATAAATGAAATAGTAGAAATTTTCACTGGCGATTTGTTTTTATTTTTCAAGCTATTGATTTTTTCACCAACATCGTATACATTATTAATGTAGGTGAGAATTTGTTTCAAACAATTTCTTCCCATATTTAAGCATCCTTTTATTTTTAGTTTGTAGCAAAACCATTATAGAAAGGATGCTTTTATTATGCAAATTTTTTCTCTATAATTTCCAGTAAAAATCGGAATTAATCACTTTTTCTAAACCTGATACAAATTCTTATAAATCAACGGACTATCGTCCTAAAAAATTTTTAAGTGCGAAACTTCTGATGTATCAGCTCTATTATGATATTAAATATCGTCCCAATAT is a genomic window of Acidilutibacter cellobiosedens containing:
- a CDS encoding transposase — translated: MGRNCLKQILTYINNVYDVGEKINSLKNKNKSPVKISTISFIVLFGFMIQIRSFNRLEHLLKRNRFKKLLPKKTKMPYIDAVRRSLSDFELDGLKNFHSHIVKNTIKNKVFRNGTIDGLKVVAIDGTELFESTKKCCDKCLTRNDKNGTKHYFHTSIVCAAVGSDPHIIMGQEMLNPKKDSSDKNEGEITGAKRLIKKLYGEFHHFADIIVADALYCKSTWIKEVLSIGMDAVIRVKEERLHIIKDALALFKCREADKELLIKQGNKKYTIIKVWDEDNFEMSDSNIKARFLKFVEEIHTGDKIEFKETWIITTDKFTPLETLWKIIHNRWHIENNAFHQLKTEWHLDYCFLHSSTGVETVLMFIIIAFNLMQLYFFRCIRNFRKKHLLQIDFIEDIKDELVIINNWINPIFETG
- a CDS encoding PTS sugar transporter subunit IIB produces the protein MKKFIVACNNGVATSQTIASKVNSLLEERGVKNARVEAVDIKSIDTYLSTADAYICVIAPDKEYDLPVINGVSFLTGVGAEEELQKLIDIANS
- a CDS encoding PTS galactitol transporter subunit IIC encodes the protein MSTIINIFNFIVNDLGSTLFLPALMMILGLCMGMKVKKAFSAAITFGVALAAMSLVIGYMTGAISPAAQAMSKTVGKTFDVVDGGWVTLASITWSWKYAFLLFPFQIVINLLMFFMGKTKTINVDLWNVWGKVFQTIVIKAITGSILLGLVVAALRIVLELILGDALQPRVLEKSGVPGVTCPHSLFLFGSVIYPIDMLLRKIPALSRRKFDAAYLKEKIGIFAENHVMGFILGVLFGLVAKYSVVKSLTLGITCAAAMTLLPMATKLFMQALAPISDACTSFMKKKVKGREVFIGLDAPIILGNPEIWVSCMITIPFLLIWAVALPQNRMLPFAGIVNLALALCAFYVCDGNLVRMLIIMCGVGAPIFLLCGTAMAPMISELAVQNGFIAAGTLVSNSALDAPVFCYAFSFIWKITKGNLLPLICVIYYIFGYILMIRDLRKTYAKQDSTNVVSD